A portion of the Sulfuricurvum kujiense DSM 16994 genome contains these proteins:
- a CDS encoding OprD family outer membrane porin → MALGTSAFAIDNAKVNGGIKFIYQTADWELTSAEKASGLYETGLFKQGNINNPISGASYGGAASGGLSFSVGGTADLTQGVSAGAEVQGFTTLGLENNLVIGSMQGSRLDVDDAASMAQLWMATTLGKTTVKAGRMELDTPLAFTEKWNLIKNTFDAAVVLNNDLPNTTLVAAWVGKHNGDTTGAGYVAHLNTYTTFGVSGAYAFGAINKSIPNTTAQAWYYNVCDVADAYWLQADAKLVGMIDVGAQYANLDPKASGPKDSSIWAVKASADVAGFNVYAAYSDADEDGTASFANVSTNDKTKIYTGDGSIYMDGIVTRPGTEAFKIGASTKMVPGVSLAASYCDASDVSVQNHDISAWDVSASGKIGALGLTAIYTQVNNDTDGTSQVYAGRDNDTLRLIATLAF, encoded by the coding sequence ATGGCTCTTGGAACAAGTGCATTTGCTATTGATAATGCAAAAGTAAATGGTGGAATTAAATTTATCTATCAAACTGCCGATTGGGAATTGACAAGCGCTGAAAAAGCAAGTGGATTATATGAAACCGGTTTGTTCAAGCAAGGTAATATTAATAATCCTATAAGCGGAGCTTCCTATGGCGGAGCTGCATCAGGCGGTCTTTCTTTTTCTGTCGGCGGAACAGCTGATCTTACTCAAGGTGTCAGTGCCGGTGCTGAAGTGCAAGGATTCACAACACTCGGTTTAGAAAACAACCTAGTAATCGGTTCTATGCAAGGAAGCAGACTGGATGTGGATGATGCTGCCTCTATGGCACAATTGTGGATGGCAACCACTTTGGGCAAAACAACGGTAAAAGCAGGACGTATGGAACTTGATACACCGCTTGCATTTACAGAAAAATGGAATTTGATTAAAAATACATTTGATGCGGCCGTTGTATTGAATAATGATCTTCCGAATACAACTTTGGTTGCAGCTTGGGTTGGAAAACATAATGGTGACACTACAGGTGCAGGTTATGTAGCTCATCTAAATACATATACAACTTTCGGTGTAAGCGGTGCTTATGCATTCGGTGCGATTAACAAGTCTATTCCAAATACAACCGCACAAGCATGGTATTACAACGTTTGTGACGTTGCAGATGCCTATTGGTTGCAAGCAGACGCAAAATTGGTAGGTATGATAGATGTCGGCGCTCAATATGCAAATTTGGATCCTAAAGCTTCTGGTCCTAAAGATTCTAGCATTTGGGCCGTTAAGGCTTCTGCTGATGTAGCAGGATTCAATGTTTACGCAGCATATTCAGATGCTGACGAAGACGGTACTGCAAGTTTTGCTAACGTTTCAACAAACGATAAAACTAAAATTTATACGGGCGATGGTTCAATCTACATGGATGGAATTGTAACTCGACCGGGTACAGAGGCATTTAAAATCGGTGCATCAACAAAAATGGTTCCGGGTGTAAGTTTAGCTGCAAGTTATTGTGATGCAAGCGATGTTTCAGTGCAAAATCATGACATCTCAGCATGGGATGTATCTGCGAGCGGAAAAATCGGTGCACTTGGTTTGACAGCGATTTATACGCAAGTTAACAATGATACGGATGGAACATCACAAGTGTATGCAGGTCGTGACAACGATACTCTCCGCCTTATTGCTACATTGGCTTTCTAA
- a CDS encoding YceI family protein: protein MKTFILAGLLIVSSAFGECTYYSENAKVTWKAFKTYEKIGVGGTFNDAVFSPKSSKTVEEFLTNSHITIQTATVNSGNAGRDATLVSSFFKVQNIDVITAKITSAKDSKAQVEITMNGVTKTIPMSYTVQEGKIVGKGVIDLSDFTMLKSLQAINTTCFNLHGGKTWQDVEIGFEIPVANNCY from the coding sequence ATGAAAACGTTTATTTTAGCCGGGTTACTCATCGTAAGCAGTGCTTTTGGGGAGTGTACCTATTACTCTGAAAACGCCAAAGTGACATGGAAAGCGTTCAAGACCTATGAAAAAATCGGGGTCGGCGGAACGTTTAACGATGCCGTATTCTCACCGAAATCATCAAAAACAGTAGAAGAGTTCCTGACAAACAGCCATATAACAATACAAACCGCAACTGTCAATTCAGGCAATGCGGGACGGGATGCCACACTCGTCTCCTCGTTTTTTAAAGTGCAGAACATTGATGTGATTACGGCCAAGATTACATCGGCAAAAGATTCAAAAGCTCAGGTAGAAATAACGATGAACGGTGTTACCAAAACGATTCCGATGAGTTATACGGTTCAAGAGGGGAAAATTGTAGGTAAAGGGGTGATCGATCTTAGTGACTTTACGATGCTAAAATCGCTTCAAGCCATCAATACGACCTGTTTTAATCTCCACGGCGGAAAAACATGGCAGGATGTCGAAATCGGATTTGAAATTCCGGTAGCCAATAACTGCTATTAA
- a CDS encoding B12-binding domain-containing radical SAM protein, giving the protein MHTILLTTLNARYAHTALGLRYLYANLHELQPIAKIVEFTMNEQIQSIAESLLSHSPRIIGIGVYIWNAAQTSELIQTLKKVSPDTIIILGGPEAGYLPHRVDLSKADYIISGEGEVAFYELCKSILSNDAPQEHFIKAPLPDLKSINLPYNAYEDEDVEHRYIYVEASRGCPFECEFCLSSIDEKVRNFPLDQLLEEFEILWQRGARSFKFIDRTFNLNMTFANRILDFFLSKEPPYFAHFEVIPDHFPDVLKEKIARFPAGSLQLEIGIQTLDPLIAKGINRPLKLDKIMDNIRFLENETRAHMHLDLIVGLPGESIEGFGRNLDTLVSLTHSEIQIGILKNLSGTTLSRHDKAHGMVYSDIPPYDILQNNLLSFAQIQKMKRFARFWDIFYNSGSFNKSIPLVWSDGKVFDGFYTFSEWIFDQTLSTWKISLERQIALLHTYLCLRHDKAIVEAALSDDLSQRPEKTIPFFLRQSTQEKKNKEAASVTPKRQSKRA; this is encoded by the coding sequence ATGCACACAATTCTCCTCACGACACTCAATGCCCGCTACGCCCATACCGCGTTAGGTCTGCGCTATCTCTATGCCAACCTGCACGAACTGCAACCAATAGCAAAAATTGTCGAATTTACGATGAATGAACAGATACAGAGTATTGCCGAATCTCTTTTAAGCCATTCTCCCCGCATTATCGGTATCGGTGTTTATATCTGGAATGCCGCACAAACGTCCGAACTGATCCAAACCCTTAAAAAAGTCTCCCCGGATACGATCATCATCCTCGGCGGCCCCGAAGCCGGGTATCTGCCCCACCGCGTCGATTTAAGCAAAGCCGATTATATTATCAGCGGTGAAGGAGAAGTGGCTTTTTATGAATTGTGCAAAAGCATTCTCTCCAATGACGCACCGCAGGAACATTTCATCAAAGCTCCCCTCCCCGATTTAAAATCGATTAACCTCCCTTATAATGCTTATGAGGACGAAGATGTAGAACATCGCTATATCTATGTCGAAGCCTCACGGGGATGTCCGTTCGAATGCGAATTCTGCCTCTCTTCCATTGATGAGAAAGTGCGAAACTTTCCCCTCGATCAGCTCCTCGAAGAGTTTGAAATTCTTTGGCAGCGGGGAGCACGCAGCTTCAAATTTATCGACCGTACTTTTAATCTCAATATGACCTTTGCCAACCGAATCTTGGATTTTTTCCTCTCCAAAGAACCGCCCTATTTTGCCCATTTTGAAGTGATCCCCGATCATTTTCCCGATGTACTCAAAGAAAAAATCGCCCGTTTCCCCGCAGGCTCTTTACAGCTCGAAATCGGCATTCAAACCCTCGATCCCCTCATAGCCAAAGGGATCAACCGACCGCTCAAACTTGATAAAATAATGGACAATATCCGTTTTTTGGAAAATGAGACGCGTGCGCATATGCACCTTGATCTGATCGTAGGACTCCCGGGAGAAAGTATCGAAGGATTCGGACGAAATCTCGATACACTGGTCTCTTTGACCCACAGCGAAATTCAGATCGGCATCCTTAAAAACCTCTCGGGAACCACCCTCTCGCGCCACGATAAAGCGCATGGCATGGTCTACTCCGATATTCCCCCCTATGACATCCTCCAAAACAATCTTCTGAGTTTCGCCCAAATCCAAAAAATGAAACGGTTTGCACGTTTTTGGGATATCTTTTACAACAGCGGAAGCTTTAACAAGAGTATTCCGCTGGTGTGGAGTGACGGGAAAGTTTTCGATGGGTTCTACACCTTTAGCGAATGGATATTTGATCAAACCCTCTCGACATGGAAGATTTCTCTGGAACGGCAGATTGCTTTGCTCCACACCTATCTGTGCCTGCGTCACGATAAAGCGATTGTCGAAGCGGCTTTGAGCGATGATTTGTCGCAGCGGCCCGAAAAAACCATTCCGTTCTTTTTACGGCAATCGACGCAAGAGAAAAAAAACAAAGAGGCTGCTTCCGTTACCCCCAAACGTCAGTCCAAACGCGCTTAG
- a CDS encoding EF-hand domain-containing protein: MTINGGAGWAVSSQSYGNTVQRQSGACGTASTDYTSMLQKASDTLMSTSDTDKSGTIDKAEFRQAAQALTEKTGKTYNDADTVFNSIDINTDGAISSDELMKALQQSQKKHAHDGFHRLKTEALDTTAQSTLSDTTQSTLEESLFSKVQTVPAQKVTEEHSKNTSTGNKNSVSIFTIIYQMKQMTVDAQAYKDASTKAGALGKAYIDGPMNAENAEALNKANADVVTYSLALHKDSQLLTKYRETYFHLSRSNTKNT, encoded by the coding sequence ATGACGATCAATGGCGGAGCCGGATGGGCGGTTTCATCACAGTCTTACGGTAATACTGTCCAGCGTCAAAGCGGTGCATGCGGTACGGCTTCCACTGATTATACATCGATGTTGCAGAAAGCATCAGATACTCTGATGTCAACATCAGATACTGATAAAAGCGGTACGATCGATAAAGCCGAGTTTAGACAAGCGGCGCAGGCATTGACCGAAAAAACCGGAAAGACTTACAATGATGCCGATACCGTATTTAACAGTATTGATATCAATACTGACGGTGCTATCAGTTCGGATGAATTGATGAAAGCGCTTCAGCAGTCACAAAAAAAACACGCACACGATGGGTTTCATCGTCTTAAGACGGAGGCATTGGATACGACGGCACAATCAACATTGAGCGATACGACACAAAGTACGTTGGAAGAGTCATTATTCTCAAAAGTTCAAACAGTTCCTGCTCAGAAAGTTACCGAAGAACATAGTAAAAATACGTCTACAGGCAATAAAAATTCAGTGTCAATATTTACAATTATATATCAAATGAAGCAAATGACAGTGGACGCACAAGCGTATAAGGATGCATCAACTAAAGCAGGAGCTCTTGGTAAAGCATATATCGATGGGCCAATGAATGCAGAAAATGCAGAAGCTCTGAATAAAGCAAATGCTGATGTGGTTACTTATTCACTAGCTCTGCATAAAGATTCTCAACTTTTGACAAAATATCGAGAAACTTATTTCCACCTTTCAAGAAGCAATACAAAAAATACTTAG
- a CDS encoding FAD:protein FMN transferase, whose translation MSIVVCICAHHLLSDELAGLIQLAIFYADATKGAFDIALAGTFKSLSNLATLDDYRVQKKKLAPFASCAHLILEGNHLTFANEYTKIDLGGLVKEYAVDQSILILQSAGVSSALVNFGGDIAAIGKYEDSLWKIGIQDPENFDCNLMEVELNDTSLCTSGHSKRYVMFEDEKISHVIASKECSKHYSQVSIIAPTTVDAGVWSTALLSNSHIVLPEHIKVFAV comes from the coding sequence TTGTCAATTGTTGTGTGCATATGTGCCCATCATCTCCTCAGCGATGAACTTGCCGGTCTTATTCAGCTCGCCATCTTTTATGCCGATGCGACCAAAGGTGCTTTTGATATTGCTTTGGCGGGGACATTTAAAAGTCTCTCTAACCTTGCAACGCTTGATGATTATCGGGTTCAAAAAAAGAAATTAGCCCCTTTTGCCTCGTGTGCTCACCTTATACTGGAAGGAAATCATTTGACGTTTGCCAATGAATATACCAAAATTGATCTCGGAGGCTTGGTAAAAGAGTATGCGGTCGATCAGAGTATTCTCATCCTGCAATCCGCGGGCGTCTCATCGGCTCTTGTCAATTTTGGCGGTGATATAGCGGCAATCGGAAAATATGAAGATTCTTTGTGGAAAATCGGTATACAGGACCCTGAGAATTTTGATTGTAATCTAATGGAAGTCGAGTTGAATGATACATCTTTGTGTACTTCGGGCCATTCCAAGCGCTATGTGATGTTTGAAGATGAGAAAATATCCCATGTCATAGCCTCTAAAGAGTGTTCAAAGCATTATTCCCAAGTGAGCATCATTGCACCGACAACGGTTGATGCAGGAGTATGGAGTACGGCTTTGTTGAGTAATTCTCATATCGTTTTGCCTGAACATATTAAAGTATTTGCCGTATAA
- a CDS encoding response regulator: MMMQNTFYNEYLSEMTLLCVENDEFSRVLYASFFDTLVSKVIVVDNEEEGYAQYKKQHIDIIITDHHMPQLDGFELIRKVRADNPSMPIILVTAIDSTDSIIKALKLHVSNFVHKPVDTEELFDAVLTAARIVLSKRYVEAERNKKIKEFQEKERYSAYQERLAFDKELSILRNDFYYQLLESHCRSTDTGVIIPDFIYRPLDILSGDAYSARKIDDYTTFYLLVDGMGKGVSASLSAMLMTAHINYSIDNMLKQGNFDLHNLIDDAIAYIQPILLEDEMISVDFIVMNQYETSMHYAKFAMPPSLLQDNTRKIIKLKSNNPPLNRYQKEFNIMRIDISSIVKFLFCTDGLVENTLKNGQGSYESVIEDDFADAFTQKELKTLFLNRIDKQEDDVTLIFINCFDFGNSTPYHRKFSTSLIAIDEAGDWYESLCTSITDNKSMINNALVVFNELMMNAYEHGNLGIESLEKHRLLEEDRYIETLMSYENECIKQIDITVHVLKNDPSVYIVTQITDEGNGFNTKLLSQIFRNTSRYNGKGVYLSRQSSLGIYYNQTGNSVLFLHKIE, encoded by the coding sequence ATGATGATGCAAAATACTTTTTATAATGAATATCTCAGTGAAATGACACTGTTGTGCGTAGAAAACGATGAATTCTCACGTGTATTGTATGCTTCGTTCTTTGACACTTTGGTATCAAAAGTGATCGTTGTGGATAATGAAGAAGAGGGATACGCACAATACAAAAAGCAGCATATAGATATCATCATTACAGATCATCATATGCCTCAGCTGGACGGCTTTGAACTGATTCGAAAAGTTCGTGCCGATAATCCCTCTATGCCTATCATTTTAGTAACGGCAATCGATTCGACGGATAGTATCATTAAGGCTTTAAAGCTGCATGTATCGAATTTTGTCCATAAACCAGTTGATACCGAAGAGTTGTTTGATGCTGTTCTTACGGCTGCGCGCATTGTACTTTCTAAACGCTATGTTGAGGCGGAACGAAACAAAAAAATCAAAGAGTTTCAAGAGAAAGAACGCTATTCGGCCTACCAGGAACGGCTTGCTTTCGATAAAGAACTTTCAATTTTACGGAATGATTTTTACTATCAGCTTCTTGAAAGTCACTGTCGCAGTACGGATACAGGGGTCATTATTCCTGATTTTATCTATCGTCCTCTCGATATTCTTAGCGGTGATGCTTATTCGGCACGTAAAATCGATGACTACACTACGTTTTACCTGCTAGTTGACGGAATGGGTAAGGGGGTGTCGGCGTCGTTGAGCGCGATGTTGATGACGGCACATATAAACTATTCGATCGACAATATGCTTAAACAAGGGAATTTCGATCTGCATAATCTTATAGATGACGCGATTGCGTATATTCAACCGATTTTGCTTGAAGATGAGATGATATCGGTTGATTTTATTGTGATGAACCAATATGAGACTTCAATGCATTATGCAAAATTTGCGATGCCCCCTTCGCTGTTGCAGGATAATACGAGAAAAATTATCAAACTAAAGTCGAATAATCCGCCATTAAACAGGTATCAAAAAGAATTTAATATTATGCGAATCGATATTTCATCGATTGTAAAATTTCTTTTTTGTACGGACGGATTGGTCGAAAATACCCTTAAAAACGGGCAGGGCAGTTATGAATCGGTGATCGAAGATGATTTTGCCGATGCGTTTACACAAAAAGAGTTGAAAACACTTTTTTTAAATAGGATTGATAAACAAGAAGATGACGTGACGCTGATTTTTATCAATTGCTTCGATTTTGGGAACAGCACTCCCTACCATCGAAAATTTTCGACATCGCTAATCGCTATCGACGAGGCCGGGGATTGGTATGAATCGCTTTGCACGTCAATAACGGATAATAAATCCATGATTAACAATGCACTGGTTGTTTTTAACGAATTAATGATGAATGCTTATGAACACGGAAATCTCGGTATAGAGTCGCTTGAAAAGCATCGTCTTTTGGAAGAAGACCGTTATATTGAGACGCTGATGTCATACGAAAACGAATGTATCAAACAAATCGATATCACAGTGCACGTTCTCAAAAATGACCCATCGGTCTATATCGTGACGCAAATTACGGATGAGGGGAACGGTTTTAACACGAAACTCCTGAGTCAGATATTCAGAAATACAAGTCGCTATAACGGCAAAGGGGTTTATCTTTCGCGTCAATCGTCATTGGGGATCTATTACAATCAAACCGGAAATTCAGTGCTGTTTTTACACAAAATAGAATAA
- a CDS encoding methyl-accepting chemotaxis protein: MDSIRRSIGLKIVLSLIAILLITSAMLQWVVTREFKESQLESGKKHLQMLSESVFQTVRGAMNLGDPVVVEETLKKAGEIKGVKKLTIYKSPQVIELFNLQNTGTISQEVAGVFKNSKQETLISDGGHALKILSPLVATQECMACHTNAKVGDVLGVMDLEYSLADLENDIAAMMTKTVLTMIAGAIFTIIFLMLILRRIIGTPLKELLERVKDLAGGEGDLTSRVSVNSKDELGEIASNINLFIEKIQQVIVTVLATASDSKEIASVLSKHATALQSSTVTQSIKVDESKKLTELVEKDLDRSEEYSIQTAEEMLTSYQTLEKMVSSLDRVVEDILMASRRELDTSAKVVTTAQQTVEIKQILTIIRDIADQTNLLALNAAIEAARAGEHGRGFAVVADEVRKLAERTQKSLSEIDATVNVVVQSVEDVSQTMHENAEWINGVSVEATLVKDQADTTKNTNKETSEIAKKASMEVVAIGQRTKELMQMMTETSSLASENEQIANELQQIAGKLDAVTHELTEELSAFKV, from the coding sequence ATGGATAGTATTCGCCGTTCGATCGGATTAAAAATTGTATTGTCATTGATTGCGATTTTGCTTATAACGTCTGCGATGCTGCAGTGGGTAGTGACACGTGAATTTAAAGAGTCACAGCTTGAATCGGGAAAAAAACATCTACAGATGCTGAGTGAATCCGTCTTTCAAACCGTACGCGGCGCAATGAATCTTGGCGATCCCGTTGTGGTTGAAGAGACGCTGAAAAAAGCCGGAGAAATCAAAGGGGTAAAAAAACTGACTATTTACAAATCACCGCAGGTCATTGAATTATTTAATCTTCAAAACACCGGTACGATTTCACAAGAGGTTGCCGGTGTATTTAAAAACTCTAAGCAGGAAACGCTGATCAGTGACGGCGGACATGCATTAAAAATTCTTAGTCCGCTTGTGGCGACGCAAGAGTGTATGGCGTGTCATACCAATGCCAAAGTGGGGGATGTCCTCGGAGTAATGGATCTGGAATATTCACTTGCAGATCTTGAAAATGATATTGCCGCGATGATGACGAAAACAGTTTTAACGATGATTGCGGGAGCAATTTTCACTATCATCTTTTTGATGTTGATTTTACGCCGTATCATAGGCACACCGCTTAAGGAACTTTTGGAAAGAGTTAAGGACCTTGCGGGAGGTGAGGGGGATCTTACGTCTCGCGTCAGCGTTAACAGCAAAGACGAATTAGGCGAAATCGCGAGTAATATCAATTTGTTTATTGAAAAAATACAGCAGGTTATTGTAACGGTTCTTGCGACGGCATCGGATTCAAAGGAAATTGCTTCTGTTTTGTCCAAACATGCTACAGCACTGCAAAGCAGTACCGTTACTCAGAGCATCAAAGTAGATGAGTCGAAAAAACTCACTGAACTGGTCGAAAAAGATCTGGATCGAAGCGAAGAATATTCCATTCAAACCGCAGAAGAGATGCTTACGAGTTATCAGACGCTGGAAAAAATGGTCTCCTCTTTGGACCGCGTAGTCGAAGATATTCTTATGGCCAGCCGCCGCGAGCTTGATACGAGTGCAAAAGTGGTTACAACCGCGCAGCAAACGGTAGAAATCAAACAGATTCTGACTATTATTCGTGATATTGCGGATCAGACAAATTTATTGGCTCTCAACGCCGCTATCGAGGCAGCACGTGCGGGTGAACACGGACGGGGTTTTGCCGTGGTGGCGGATGAGGTACGCAAACTTGCCGAGCGGACACAAAAGAGTTTGTCTGAAATCGATGCGACAGTAAACGTTGTTGTTCAAAGTGTCGAGGACGTGAGTCAGACAATGCATGAGAATGCGGAATGGATTAACGGAGTGAGCGTAGAGGCCACCTTGGTCAAAGATCAAGCGGATACCACTAAAAATACCAATAAAGAGACAAGTGAAATAGCGAAAAAGGCATCGATGGAAGTGGTGGCGATCGGACAGCGAACCAAGGAACTGATGCAAATGATGACCGAAACATCAAGTCTTGCGAGCGAAAACGAACAGATCGCCAATGAGTTGCAGCAAATTGCGGGTAAACTTGACGCTGTTACGCATGAGCTTACCGAGGAACTGAGTGCCTTCAAGGTCTGA